The Nitrospirota bacterium genomic interval ACATTAGGATTCCCCTTGGAAAGTAAATGCATAAACTTCCGTATATCATAGACAAGAACGTCATACTGCCCAATAAAAGTCTCATAATGTTCCTGAGTCTTCAAGTAACTGCCGAGACCAAGGTAATGTTCTTCAGGCTGTACAACAACCCTAAATATATCAATGTCGTCCACCGAATTCGGCTCTGTGCTTGGAATGTAAGTCCCGTGTCCGTGCGAACCGCGATAGCCTTCAAGTATGCCGTATCTCGTCCATGCCGGGAGATTTGCCTGTTCCAATTCTTCAGGGATCATTTGAGTCACCTGCCTTTCCAAACATTTCAATTATAGAACATGTGCAAATTCTTTAATTGCCTTTTCAATACGGAAGGGAGTTTTTCTTTTTGTGTAGGTCCAGCATGAGAATGCTATAAATTCTAAGGCGCGGCATGTACCTCAATAAGCGTTGCAAGTGAATCCTTTATCTTTGTAAGAATATCCGGCTTTACCCTGCCAAACGTTTTTATGACAATTGACTTGTTAAGAGTATAAATTTTATCAACCCTGATCATGCTTGTAACCTTTAAAGTGCCCTCCTCTAACTCATCGTTTGTCAGCGCAACTGAAAATTCTCGCGGCTCAACATTTGAGGTAAGAGCAACTACAACGATATCTTCATTAGAGTCATTGTAGTTGTCAGAAGAAATAATGACTGCGGGTCGTTTTTTCTGAGAGGTTAAATCTGTAAAGGGTATCGGGATAAGGACAATGTCCCTCTGTCTAAGCATTGTTCCAGATAGCGTCGTCTATTGGATTGTCCCAAAATTTCAAGCTGCTTTCTGCTGCCTGCATCATTTCAGAAAATTCCTTATCTGGAAGTATTATCACTTCAACTTTTGCTCCCTTCGGAAAGGGAAGCTTTGGCAATTCAATCGTGCCGTTTTCATTTACAACAGAATGATATTTAACTGCATTCATTTTGTCCCCCTAATGATTAATTATAACATAAAAGGATAACGAGATTTATTGCTCCTCTATTATCTTCTTCTCCTCTTCCGTTATCCCATAAAG includes:
- a CDS encoding type II toxin-antitoxin system PemK/MazF family toxin; amino-acid sequence: MLRQRDIVLIPIPFTDLTSQKKRPAVIISSDNYNDSNEDIVVVALTSNVEPREFSVALTNDELEEGTLKVTSMIRVDKIYTLNKSIVIKTFGRVKPDILTKIKDSLATLIEVHAAP